Below is a genomic region from Hydrogenimonas thermophila.
TTTCTAAAAGCCGTCTCTAATTCATCTTTATCTACTATCTCAAAAAAATCATATAATCTTGATCTCCCAGGTATTCGTATAAACTCTACTCCTAGTAATTTTTTTATCTCCTTCCTTTTAGCATTTGCTTTCATCCATTTATATACCTCTATTGGATTCTTTGCTCCCATTAATATAGCTATTATCGATAAAAACATTATTACCGGCAAACTATACTGTCTCCCCTGTGGTCTTGCCTGTTCTGATATATGCTCTTTTAAAATTTTCAATAATTCTGGCTCCATTTTTTCTCCCGATATAAATATACTTTTTTGGCTTTATAGCAAAAAGTATTCCTTAGTATCGGAATGGGCTATATGATATATCCTTTTAATATAAGTTTTTATTTAAAAAGATTTTTAAATTTATATTTTTTTAAATTTTTTCAATCTTTCACTATTACTTATTTTTGGCTTAATAATTTGTTTTTTTCTTTTGCTATTCGCACTAATTATGTCATTGTTTTTACCTACTAAATAGTCTAAAGTCTCTTTTCTAGGTAATGGCTCATTTGTATTCATTGTTACAACACATTTTATACATCCATTTAAACACTCTTCATTATGCTTTTCATCAATAAATAATCTTTCTTTAGTTTTTTCTATCCAAGTATTCCATCGATTTTTTGCTAAGTCATACACGTAACCAACACCACCAGATTGATTATCATAAAACATTAAAACATATTTACCATCTATCTCTTGTACTAATGAAGCTATCTCTCTTTCATCA
It encodes:
- a CDS encoding transposase family protein, with the translated sequence MEPELLKILKEHISEQARPQGRQYSLPVIMFLSIIAILMGAKNPIEVYKWMKANAKRKEIKKLLGVEFIRIPGRSRLYDFFEIVDKDELETAFR